Proteins encoded in a region of the Populus nigra chromosome 3, ddPopNigr1.1, whole genome shotgun sequence genome:
- the LOC133689602 gene encoding uncharacterized protein LOC133689602 isoform X1, translating to MGMKQAIKKLDAFPRAEEHLLQKTQSGALVSIIGLVTMATLFYHELAYYLTTYTVHQMSVDLTRGETLPIHINITFPSLPCDVLSVDAIDMSGKHEVDLDTSIWKLRLNSYGHITGTEYLSDLVEKEHEAHNHDHNKDHHEDSHAKQHTHGFDDAAETMVKKVKQALANGEGCRVYGVLDVQRVAGNFHISVHGLNIFVAQMIFDGAKHVNVSHIIHDLSFGPKYPGIHNPLDGTIRILHETSGTFKYYIKIVPTEYRYISKEVLPTNQFSVTEYFSPMTDFDRTWPAVYFLYDLSPITVTIKEERRSFLHFITRLCAVLGGTFALTGMLDRWMCRLLEALTKPNPRSVLR from the exons ATGGGAATGAAACAAGCTATAAAGAAATTGGATGCGTTTCCTCGTGCAGAAGAACACCTGTTGCAAAAGACACAATCTGGGGCTCTTG TTTCCATCATTGGGCTAGTCACAATGGCCACGTTGTTCTACCATGAGTTGGCATATTATCTTACTACATATACAGTCCATCAG ATGTCTGTAGATTTGACACGTGGAGAAACTCTTCCAATTCACATTAATATAACATTTCCTTCCTTACCTTGTGATG TTTTGAGTGTGGATGCAATTGACATGTCAGGCAAGCATGAAGTGGATCTTGATACAAGCATATGGAAA CTTCGCCTGAACAGTTATGGCCATATCACTGGCACTGAGTATTTGTCAGACCTTGTAGAAAAGGAACATGAAGCTCACAACCATG ATCACAATAAAGATCATCATGAGGATTCCCATGCAAAACAGCACACGCATGGCTTTGATGACGCTGCTGAAACTATGGTCAAGAAGGTGAAGCAAGCATTGGCAAATGGAGAAGGATGTCGG GTTTATGGGGTTCTAGATGTCCAAAGGGTTGCTGGCAACTTTCATATTTCAGTTCATGGATTAAACATTTTTGTTGCCCAAATG ATTTTTGATGGAGCTAAGCATGTCAATGTAAGTCATATTATCCATGACTTATCATTTGGACCAAAATATCCTGGAATTCACAATCCTCTTGATGGGACAATACGGATTCTGCATGAAACAAGTGGAACATTCAAGTATtacatcaag ATTGTTCCAACCGAGTACAGGTACATCTCCAAAGAAGTTTTGCCAACTAATCAATTCTCTGTCACTGAGTACTTTTCTCCCATGACTGATTTTGATAGGACATGGCCAG CCGTTTACTTCTTGTATGATTTGTCACCTATCACTGTCACAATCAAAGAAGAACGGCGtagttttcttcattttatcaCTCGGCTCTGTGCGGTTTTAGGTGGTACTTTTGCTTTAACAG GAATGCTAGATAGGTGGATGTGCAGGCTTCTTGAGGCTCTGACTAAACCTAACCCTAGAAGCGTACTTCGATAA
- the LOC133689602 gene encoding uncharacterized protein LOC133689602 isoform X2 — protein sequence MSVDLTRGETLPIHINITFPSLPCDVLSVDAIDMSGKHEVDLDTSIWKLRLNSYGHITGTEYLSDLVEKEHEAHNHDHNKDHHEDSHAKQHTHGFDDAAETMVKKVKQALANGEGCRVYGVLDVQRVAGNFHISVHGLNIFVAQMIFDGAKHVNVSHIIHDLSFGPKYPGIHNPLDGTIRILHETSGTFKYYIKIVPTEYRYISKEVLPTNQFSVTEYFSPMTDFDRTWPAVYFLYDLSPITVTIKEERRSFLHFITRLCAVLGGTFALTGMLDRWMCRLLEALTKPNPRSVLR from the exons ATGTCTGTAGATTTGACACGTGGAGAAACTCTTCCAATTCACATTAATATAACATTTCCTTCCTTACCTTGTGATG TTTTGAGTGTGGATGCAATTGACATGTCAGGCAAGCATGAAGTGGATCTTGATACAAGCATATGGAAA CTTCGCCTGAACAGTTATGGCCATATCACTGGCACTGAGTATTTGTCAGACCTTGTAGAAAAGGAACATGAAGCTCACAACCATG ATCACAATAAAGATCATCATGAGGATTCCCATGCAAAACAGCACACGCATGGCTTTGATGACGCTGCTGAAACTATGGTCAAGAAGGTGAAGCAAGCATTGGCAAATGGAGAAGGATGTCGG GTTTATGGGGTTCTAGATGTCCAAAGGGTTGCTGGCAACTTTCATATTTCAGTTCATGGATTAAACATTTTTGTTGCCCAAATG ATTTTTGATGGAGCTAAGCATGTCAATGTAAGTCATATTATCCATGACTTATCATTTGGACCAAAATATCCTGGAATTCACAATCCTCTTGATGGGACAATACGGATTCTGCATGAAACAAGTGGAACATTCAAGTATtacatcaag ATTGTTCCAACCGAGTACAGGTACATCTCCAAAGAAGTTTTGCCAACTAATCAATTCTCTGTCACTGAGTACTTTTCTCCCATGACTGATTTTGATAGGACATGGCCAG CCGTTTACTTCTTGTATGATTTGTCACCTATCACTGTCACAATCAAAGAAGAACGGCGtagttttcttcattttatcaCTCGGCTCTGTGCGGTTTTAGGTGGTACTTTTGCTTTAACAG GAATGCTAGATAGGTGGATGTGCAGGCTTCTTGAGGCTCTGACTAAACCTAACCCTAGAAGCGTACTTCGATAA